In the genome of Rhodamnia argentea isolate NSW1041297 chromosome 3, ASM2092103v1, whole genome shotgun sequence, one region contains:
- the LOC115743093 gene encoding LIM domain-containing protein PLIM2b-like isoform X1, translated as MAFTGTLDKCKACDKTVYVVDMLSIEGMPYHKTCFRCSHCNGYLVMSNYSSMDGVLYCKTHFEQLFKESGNFSKNFQTAKSSEKQQDLNRTPSRLSSLFSGTLDKCTTCGKTVYPLEKVTLEGECFHKNCFRCAHGGCPLTHSSYAALDGVLYCKHHFARLFMEKGTYSHVLEAAAHKRNASSTPTSPPPEPEPAEPKPEPDDKPAEDQS; from the exons ATGGCGTTTACAGGAACTCTGGACAAGTGCAAGGCTTGCGATAAGACGGTTTACGTGGTCGACATGTTGTCCATCGAGGGCATGCCATATCATAAGACCTGCTTCAGATGCAGCCATTGCAATGGATATCTTGTG ATGAGCAACTACTCCTCTATGGATGGTGTCCTCTATTGCAAGACTCACTTCGAGCAACTTTTCAAGGAATCTGGCAATTTCAGCAAGAACTTTCAAACAG CCAAGTCTTCTGAGAAGCAACAAGACCTG AACCGGACCCCAAGCAGGTTATCTTCTTTGTTCTCCGGAACCCTAGACAAATGCACCACCTGTGGCAAGACAGTTTACCCCTTGGAGAAG GTGACTCTGGAGGGAGAGTGTTTCCACAAGAACTGCTTCCGATGCGCTCATGGCGGATGCCCATTGACGCACTCGTCTTATGCTGCTCTTGACGGAGTCCTCTACTGCAAGCACCACTTCGCTCGCCTCTTCATGGAGAAAGGTACCTACAGCCACGTCCTAGAGGCTGCAGCGCACAAGCGGAATGCGTCCTCCACGCCCACATCGCCCCCACCTGAGCCCGAGCCCGCTGAGCCAAAGCCCGAGCCAGATGATAAGCCCGCGGAGGATCAATCTTAA
- the LOC115743093 gene encoding LIM domain-containing protein PLIM2c-like isoform X2, which translates to MAFTGTLDKCKACDKTVYVVDMLSIEGMPYHKTCFRCSHCNGYLVMSNYSSMDGVLYCKTHFEQLFKESGNFSKNFQTAKSSEKQQDLVTLEGECFHKNCFRCAHGGCPLTHSSYAALDGVLYCKHHFARLFMEKGTYSHVLEAAAHKRNASSTPTSPPPEPEPAEPKPEPDDKPAEDQS; encoded by the exons ATGGCGTTTACAGGAACTCTGGACAAGTGCAAGGCTTGCGATAAGACGGTTTACGTGGTCGACATGTTGTCCATCGAGGGCATGCCATATCATAAGACCTGCTTCAGATGCAGCCATTGCAATGGATATCTTGTG ATGAGCAACTACTCCTCTATGGATGGTGTCCTCTATTGCAAGACTCACTTCGAGCAACTTTTCAAGGAATCTGGCAATTTCAGCAAGAACTTTCAAACAG CCAAGTCTTCTGAGAAGCAACAAGACCTG GTGACTCTGGAGGGAGAGTGTTTCCACAAGAACTGCTTCCGATGCGCTCATGGCGGATGCCCATTGACGCACTCGTCTTATGCTGCTCTTGACGGAGTCCTCTACTGCAAGCACCACTTCGCTCGCCTCTTCATGGAGAAAGGTACCTACAGCCACGTCCTAGAGGCTGCAGCGCACAAGCGGAATGCGTCCTCCACGCCCACATCGCCCCCACCTGAGCCCGAGCCCGCTGAGCCAAAGCCCGAGCCAGATGATAAGCCCGCGGAGGATCAATCTTAA
- the LOC115743088 gene encoding bifunctional protein FolD 4, chloroplastic isoform X1, with the protein MASMVFSECSTSTTSRFFPMSLRKDAVVLLRRLSLPRHSCASKVPLSFRAFTVGASTPTSPPPSASVAIEACAKVIDGKYVAKQIRDEISSEVSRMKEAIRVVPGLAVILVGDRKDSATYVRNKKKACESVGINSLEVHLPEDSKEEDVLEFISGFNDDPSVHGILVQLPLPSHMNEQSILNAVTIEKDVDGFHPLNIGRLAMRGREPLFVPCTPKGCIELLHRYGIGIKGKRAVIIGRSNIVGMPAALLLQREDATISIVHSRTQNPEEITREADIIIAAVGQANMVRGTWIKPGAVIIDVGINPVEDSKSSRGYKLVGDVHYEEACKVASAITPVPGGVGPMTIAMLLSNTLTSAKRAHNFQ; encoded by the exons ATGGCTTCGATGGTGTTCAGCGAGTGCTCGACTTCGACTACGTCTCGCTTCTTCCCCATGAGCCTGCGCAAGGATGCCGTCGTTTTGCTCCGAAGATTGTCGCTGCCTCGCCATTCGTGTGCCTCGAAGGTCCCTCTCTCTTTCAGGGCCTTCACCGTTGGCGCTTCTACTCCGACTTCACCACCACCTTCTG CTTCAGTGGCGATTGAAGCTTGTGCCAAAGTGATTGATGGAAAATATGTTGCAAAGCAAATCAGAGACGAGATCTCATCTGAAGTATCTAGAATGAAGGAGGCGATTAGGGTTGTACCAGGGTTAGCAGTGATTCTTGTCGGCGACAGGAAGGATTCTGCTACATATGTACGCAACAAGAAAAAGGCTTGTGAATCTGTGGGAATTAACTCCCTTGAAGTGCATTTGCCCGAAgattcaaaagaagaagatgtgcTCGAGTTTATCTCAGGATTCAATGATGATCCTTCCGTTCACGGCATTCTTGTTCAGTTACCTCTGCCTTCA CATATGAATGAACAGAGTATCCTAAATGCAGTAACTATCGAGAAAGATGTGGACGGATTTCACCCATTGAACATTGGTCGACTTGCTATGAGGGGTAGAGAGCCCTTGTTTGTGCCCTGCACTCCTAAAGGCTGCATAGAGCTATTGCATAGATATGGTATTGGCATTAAGGGAAAGAGAGCTGTCATTATCGGCCGGAGCAATATTGTCGGGATGCCTGCTGCTTTGCTACTTCAA AGGGAAGATGCAACTATCAGTATTGTCCATTCAAGGACACAAAATCCTGAGGAGATCACAAGAGAGGCAGATATCATAATTGCAGCTGTTGGGCAAGCGAACATGGTGAGAGGAACGTGGATCAAACCTGGTGCAGTGATTATTGATGTTGGAATCAACCCAGTTGAG GATTCCAAAAGCTCTCGGGGTTACAAGCTGGTCGGAGATGTCCACTATGAGGAGGCTTGTAAAGTTGCATCAGCCATCACTCCTGTTCCGGGAGGGGTTGGTCCGATGACCATAGCAATGCTTCTCTCTAATACTCTTACATCAGCAAAGCGGGCACACAACTTCCAATGA
- the LOC115743092 gene encoding K(+) efflux antiporter 2, chloroplastic: protein MDVGCSLRQSNALTSGEGAGHKAMELANPNPRFRYRSFGFSQFKNVNIYRPMCANRSVKKIVVRNGCYNLAGGYKPELDNYLSSPHVSRFPVFKVDNVFKSSRRLRLQCQNNDSLACVNGNGRNVEFIESTESSELIDVSDTADSREEGGREEKDDREPPSLEELRDLLQKALKELEVARINSTIFEEKAQRISETAIALKDEAQKAWDNVNSTVNTVQDAVNEECIAKEAVQKATMALSLAEARLRVALESVELPKEETSTLGPASDVDKISNEEEEALLVAQEDVKECQANLAICEAELKRLQNNKEELQKEVDRLHEAAEKAQMDAFKAEEDVANIMLLAEQAVAFELEATQCVNDAEIALKRAEKSISSTYVDIPEMTGGKITDEKMLDEEDIIMGSTVSSERERDVIAGGDRLAGAHLQDRQSDRIEIYEEAEDLDDQENGKLVLDSAREAEVDADKSKVPVQAKKQDAQDLRESSPLGAPKALLKKSSRFFSASFFSFAVDGTELTPASVFRGLLQTVREQWPKLVLGLMLFGAGATIIARRAERADQMLQQSQIITTSIEEVSSNAKPLVRQLRKIPKRVKKLMAMLPQQEVNEEEASLFDMLWLLLASVIFVPAFQKIPGGSPVLGYLAAGILIGPYGLSIIRHVHGTKAIAEFGVVFLLFNIGLELSVERLSSMKKYVFGLGTAQVLATAVAVGLVAHYVCGQAGPAAIVIGNGLALSSTAVVLQVLQERGESTSRHGRATFSVLLFQDLAVVVLLILIPLISPNSSKGGVGVQAIAEALGLAAVKAIVAITAIIAGGRLLLRPIYKQIAENQNAEIFSANTLFVILGTSLLTARAGLSMALGAFLAGLLLAETEFSLQVESDIAPYRGLLLGLFFMTVGMSIDPKLLVSNFPVITGALALLIVGKTILVTLVGRLFGISIISAVRVGLLLAPGGEFAFVAFGEAVNQAIMSPQMSSLLFLLVGISMAITPWLAAGGQLLASRFEQHDVRSLLPVESETDDLQDHIILCGFGRVGQIIAQLLSERLIPFVALDVRSDRVAIGRALDLPVFFGDAGSREVLHKVGAERACAAAITLDTPGANYRTVWALSKYFPNVKTFVRAHDVDHGINLEKAGATAVVPETLEPSLQLAAAVLAQAKLPTTEIAATINEFRSRHLSELTELCEASGSSLGYGFSRIMSRPKPQPSDSSDENEASEGTITI from the exons ATGGATGTCGGATGTAGTCTGCGGCAGTCGAATGCTCTTACCAGTGGAGAAGGCGCGGGTCACAAGGCTATGGAACTTGCTAATCCTAATCCGAGGTTTAGGTATAGAAGTTTTGGTTTTAGTCAGTTTAAGAATGTGAATATCTACAGACCGATGTGCGCTAACAGGAGTGTGAAAAAAATAGTTGTTCGCAATGGCTGTTATAATTTGGCGGGGGGATATAAACCCGAGTTGGACAACTATCTGTCTAGTCCACATGTTAGCAGGTTCCCTGTTTTTAAGGTTGATAATGTTTTCAAGTCGTCTAGAAGGCTTAGGTTGCAATGTCAGAATAATGATTCCTTGGCATGTGTTAATGGAAATGGCCGAAATGTCGAGTTCATAGAGAGTACTGAAAGCTCAGAACTAATTGATGTTTCGGATACTGCTGATTCgagagaagaaggaggaagagaagaaaaggatgaTAGGGAGCCACCTAGTCTTGAGGAACTGAGGGACTTGTTGCAGAAGGCATTGAAAGAATTGGAGGTTGCAAGGATTAACAGCACTATATTTGAAGAAAAGGCTCAGCGGATCTCAGAAACTGCCATAGCTTTGAAGGATGAAGCGCAGAAAGCCTGGGACAATGTCAATAGTACGGTGAATACTGTACAAGATGCCGTAAATGAAGAATGTATTGCGAAAGAGGCTGTTCAAAAGGCAACCATGGCTCTCTCATTGGCTGAAGCAAGGTTGCGGGTGGCATTGGAATCAGTAGAACTTCCAAAAGAAGAGACGAGTACTCTTGGTCCTGCAAGTGATGTTGACAAAATCTccaatgaagaggaagaagcatTATTGGTTGCTCAAGAAGACGTAAAAGAATGTCAGGCAAATTTAGCCATTTGCGAGGCAGAGCTGAAGCGGCTGCAAAACAATAAGGAAGAACTGCAGAAGGAAGTGGACAGACTGCATGAGGCTGCAGAGAAAGCTCAAATGGATGCTTTTAAGGCAGAGGAGGATGTGGCGAACATAATGCTTTTAGCAGAGCAAGCTGTTGCTTTTGAGCTTGAAGCTACACAATGTGTAAATGATGCTGAGATTGCTTTAAAAAGGGCAGAGAAGTCTATATCTAGTACTTATGTTGATATTCCAGAGATGACTGGTGGAAAAATAACCGATGAGAAGATGCTTGACGAAGAGGACATCATTATGGGTAGCACTGTTAGTTCTGAACGTGAGAGAGATGTCATTGCTGGTGGTGATCGCTTAGCTGGTGCGCATTTACAGGATCGGCAGTCTGATAGAATTGAGATATATGAAGAGGCTGAGGATTTGGATGATCAAGAAAATGGTAAGCTAGTATTAGATTCTGCAAGAGAAGCTGAAGTAGATGCAGACAAATCAAAGGTTCCAGTTCAAGCAAAGAAGCAAGATGCACAAGACTTGAGGGAGAGCTCTCCCTTAGGAGCTCCAAAGGCACTATTGAAGAAATCTTCTCGTTTCTTTTCTGCATCGTTCTTCTCTTTTGCTGTAGatgggactgaattgacaccagcATCAGTTTTCCGGGGACTCTTGCAGACTGTAAGGGAGCAATGGCCCAAGCTGGTACTGGGGCTAATGCTTTTTGGGGCAGG GGCCACTATTATAGCCCGACGTGCTGAGAGAGCTGATCAAATGCTTCAACAATCGCAAATCATTACTACCAGTATAGAAGAAGTTTCCTCTAATGCCAAACCTCTGGTCCGCCAATTGAGGAAAATTCCTAAAAGAGTTAAAAAGCTAATGGCCATGCTTCCTCAGCAAGAG GTAAATGAGGAGGAAGCTTCTCTCTTTGATATGTTGTGGTTGCTTCTAGCAAGTGTTATTTTTGTTCCTGCTTTCCAAAAGATACCTGGAG GCAGTCCTGTCCTGGGGTACTTGGCTGCTGGTATTCTGATTGGACCTTATGGACTCTCTATTATCCGGCATGTACATGGGACAAAGGCAATTGCAGAATTTGGAGTGGTTTTCTTGTTATTCAACATTGGCCTTGAG CTTTCTGTTGAAAGACTTAGTTCTATGAAGAAGTATGTCTTCGGATTAGGAACTGCTCAG GTTTTAGCTACAGCTGTGGCTGTTGGCTTGGTTGCTCATTATGTCTGTGGGCAGGCTGGTCCTGCTGCTATCGTCATTGGGAATGGCCTGGCTTTATCTTCCACAGCCGTCGTTCTGCAG GTCCTGCAGGAACGAGGTGAGAGCACATCACGTCATGGACGTGCAACATTCTCCGTCCTACTTTTCCAG GATTTGGCTGTGGTGGTATTGCTCATACTCATACCTCTTATCTCACCAAATTCATCCAAAGGAGGG GTTGGCGTCCAAGCCATTGCCGAGGCCCTGGGTCTAGCTGCAGTTAAGGCTATCGTTGCCATCACTGCTATTATTGCTGGTGGACGCCTG CTTCTGCGACCAATCTATAAGCAAATTGCGGAAAATCAAAATGCAGAGATATTTTCAGCCAACACCCTCTTTGTTATTTTGGGAACTAGTCTTCTTACAGCCAGA GCTGGTCTTTCCATGGCGTTGGGTGCCTTTTTAGCAGGCTTGTTACTTGCAGAAACTGAATTTTCTCTCCAGGTTGAATCAGATATCGCTCCATATCGTGGCCTTCTGTTAGGCCTTTTCTTCATGACG GTTGGAATGTCAATCGATCCAAAGCTTCTAGTTTCAAACTTTCCAGTAATAACAGGGGCACTGGCACTCCTAATCGTCGGCAAGACTATTTTGGTTACGTTGGTTGGCCGGCTTTTTGGGATCTCGATAATCTCTGCAGTAAGAGTGGGCCTTCTTCTTGCTCCTGGTGGGGAGTTCGCATTTGTGGCTTTTGGTGAAGCGGTTAATCAG GCAATTATGTCTCCTCAGATGTCATCTCTGTTGTTTCTTTTGGTGGGAATTTCAATGGCCATTACTCCATGGCTAGCTGCTGGAGGCCAATTACTTGCCTCTCGTTTTGAGCAGCATGATGTCCGAAGTCTATTACCTGTTGAGAGTGAG ACGGATGATTTGCAAGATCACATCATCCTTTGTGGATTTGGACGCGTTGGCCAG ATCATTGCGCAGCTTCTTTCAGAAAGACTAATCCCATTTGTTGCACTTGATGTAAGGAG CGACAGAGTAGCGATTGGTCGTGCCCTGGACCTTCCTGTGTTCTTTGGAGATGCAGGCAGCCGAGAG GTCCTTCATAAAGTTGGGGCCGAAAGAGCATGCGCTGCAGCAATTACCTTGGACACTCCTGGTGCAAATTATAGGACTGTTTGGGCTCTGAGCAAGTACTTCCCCAACGTAAAAACTTTTGTCCGTGCTCACGATGTGGATCATGGCATCAATTTGGAGAAAGCGGGGGCTACGGCA GTTGTTCCAGAGACCCTGGAACCCAGTCTACAATTGGCTGCTGCTGTTCTCGCACAG GCTAAACTGCCGACGACAGAGATAGCAGCAACAATAAACGAATTCAGGTCCCGCCATTTGTCCGAGCTTACCGAG CTATGTGAAGCCAGTGGAAGTTCACTGGGTTATGGATTTTCTCGAATCATGAGCCGACCCAAACCTCAGCCCTCAGATTCATCGGATGAGAATGAAGCCAGTGAAGGAACGATAACCATATAG
- the LOC115743088 gene encoding bifunctional protein FolD 4, chloroplastic isoform X2: protein MASMVFSECSTSTTSRFFPMSLRKDAVVLLRRLSLPRHSCASKVPLSFRAFTVGASTPTSPPPSVAIEACAKVIDGKYVAKQIRDEISSEVSRMKEAIRVVPGLAVILVGDRKDSATYVRNKKKACESVGINSLEVHLPEDSKEEDVLEFISGFNDDPSVHGILVQLPLPSHMNEQSILNAVTIEKDVDGFHPLNIGRLAMRGREPLFVPCTPKGCIELLHRYGIGIKGKRAVIIGRSNIVGMPAALLLQREDATISIVHSRTQNPEEITREADIIIAAVGQANMVRGTWIKPGAVIIDVGINPVEDSKSSRGYKLVGDVHYEEACKVASAITPVPGGVGPMTIAMLLSNTLTSAKRAHNFQ from the exons ATGGCTTCGATGGTGTTCAGCGAGTGCTCGACTTCGACTACGTCTCGCTTCTTCCCCATGAGCCTGCGCAAGGATGCCGTCGTTTTGCTCCGAAGATTGTCGCTGCCTCGCCATTCGTGTGCCTCGAAGGTCCCTCTCTCTTTCAGGGCCTTCACCGTTGGCGCTTCTACTCCGACTTCACCACCACCTTCTG TGGCGATTGAAGCTTGTGCCAAAGTGATTGATGGAAAATATGTTGCAAAGCAAATCAGAGACGAGATCTCATCTGAAGTATCTAGAATGAAGGAGGCGATTAGGGTTGTACCAGGGTTAGCAGTGATTCTTGTCGGCGACAGGAAGGATTCTGCTACATATGTACGCAACAAGAAAAAGGCTTGTGAATCTGTGGGAATTAACTCCCTTGAAGTGCATTTGCCCGAAgattcaaaagaagaagatgtgcTCGAGTTTATCTCAGGATTCAATGATGATCCTTCCGTTCACGGCATTCTTGTTCAGTTACCTCTGCCTTCA CATATGAATGAACAGAGTATCCTAAATGCAGTAACTATCGAGAAAGATGTGGACGGATTTCACCCATTGAACATTGGTCGACTTGCTATGAGGGGTAGAGAGCCCTTGTTTGTGCCCTGCACTCCTAAAGGCTGCATAGAGCTATTGCATAGATATGGTATTGGCATTAAGGGAAAGAGAGCTGTCATTATCGGCCGGAGCAATATTGTCGGGATGCCTGCTGCTTTGCTACTTCAA AGGGAAGATGCAACTATCAGTATTGTCCATTCAAGGACACAAAATCCTGAGGAGATCACAAGAGAGGCAGATATCATAATTGCAGCTGTTGGGCAAGCGAACATGGTGAGAGGAACGTGGATCAAACCTGGTGCAGTGATTATTGATGTTGGAATCAACCCAGTTGAG GATTCCAAAAGCTCTCGGGGTTACAAGCTGGTCGGAGATGTCCACTATGAGGAGGCTTGTAAAGTTGCATCAGCCATCACTCCTGTTCCGGGAGGGGTTGGTCCGATGACCATAGCAATGCTTCTCTCTAATACTCTTACATCAGCAAAGCGGGCACACAACTTCCAATGA
- the LOC115743028 gene encoding uncharacterized protein LOC115743028 — protein sequence MKTLYVIGPAVEAHEHVARQDTVERPKSSRFHSLSPQITTTVEFFSDSATDTSRPKKLNVLRFLSREKKKLKRWTMGGGADHGHGHGHGHGEVHGDFRTKVWSMTGGPYCRPKHWKRNTAIAMFGVFLVCIPIAMTSAKLEQRPHPPVRPIPSQLWCKNFGDKEY from the exons atgaaaaccctCTACGTTATTGGGCCGGCAGTGGAGGCCCATGAACATGTCGCTCGGCAGGATACGGTGGAAAGACCAAAGAGCTCTCGCTTTCACTCGCTAAGCCCGCAGATTACCACCACCGTCGAGTTCTTCTCCGACTCAGCAACAGACACAAGCAGACCGAAGAAGCTCAACGTTCTCCGATTTCTCAG cagagagaagaagaagcttaAGAGGTGGACAATGGGTGGTGGAGCAGATCATGGGCACGGGCACGGGCACGGACACGGGGAGGTCCACGGCGACTTCAGGACCAAGGTATGGAGCATGACCGGAGGGCCTTATTGCAGGCCCAAGCACTGGAAGCGCAATACCGCCATCGCTATGTTCGGCGTCTTCCTCGTCTGCATCCCCATCGCCATGACGTCCGCCAAGCTCGAG CAACGGCCTCATCCCCCCGTTCGCCCCATTCCTTCGCAGCTCTGGTGCAAGAACTTTGGTGATAAGGAGTACTGA
- the LOC115743089 gene encoding phosphomannomutase, whose product MAARKPGLIALFDVDGTLTAPRKVVTPKMFEFMRELRKVVTVGVVGGSDLSKITEQLGNTVINDYDYVFSENGLVAHKDGKLIDVQSLKSFLGEEKLKEFINFTLHYIADLDIPIKRGTFIEFRNGMINVSPIGRNCSQEEREEFERYDKVHNIRPKMVSVLREKFAHLNLTFSIGGQISFDVFPQGWDKTYCLRYLGDFSEIHFFGDKTYKGGNDHEIYQSERTVGHTVTSPDDTVEQCKALFLAEP is encoded by the exons ATGGCCGCGAGGAAGCCTGGTTTAATTGCTTTGTTTGATGTCGATGGAACTCTCACAGCTCCAAGAAAG GTGGTTACGCCTAAGATGTTTGAGTTTATGCGGGAACTCCGAAAG GTTGTCACAGTTGGGGTTGTTGGGGGATCTGACCTATCCAAGATAACGGAACAGCTTGGAAACACAG TTATCAATGACTATGATTATGTGTTCTCGGAGAATGGCCTTGTGGCACACAAAGATGGGAAACTTATTGATGTGCAG AGCTTGAAATCATTTCTAGGGGAAGAGAAGCTCAAG GAGTTCATTAATTTTACTCTTCACTACATTGCTGACTTGGATATCCCCATAAAAAG GGGAACATTTATCGAATTCCGAAATGGGATGATTAATGTCTCCCCAATTGGGAGGAACTGTAGccaagaagaaagggaagaattTGAAAGGTACGACAAG GTTCATAACATACGTCCAAAAATGGTGTCTGTCCTGCGTGAAAAGTTTGCCCACCTTAATCTGACATTTTCAATTGGAGGACAAATAAGTTTTGAT GTTTTCCCTCAAGGTTGGGATAAGACATACTGCTTGAGATACCTTGGTGACTTCTCAGAAATCCACTTCTTTGGTGACAAAACTTACAAG GGGGGGAACGACCATGAGATATACCAGTCTGAGCGAACTGTGGGTCATACAG TCACTAGTCCTGATGATACAGTGGAGCAGTGCAAGGCCCTCTTCCTAGCCGAACCTTGA